The stretch of DNA ACGGTATATGCTTTGTTTTTAAAACTTGATGAAAACCCAGTAACAAATTCATATTGATGTTAGAAAACTTCATTCTAGCCAAATCTTAACATATAAACACTGCTGGGATACACATTTAACACGGATCTGAAccgaaccaaacaaaaaatcaaaaatttaaATACCCATTCACAGGTAAATCACTTCAAAGTCCAAATCCGTGAATGATCcaaccaaaaaaatcaaaacagaaACTTTTTTGAAACCCAATTCCCAAATTTATTGGAATAAACTCAAAAACAGTATTCTTGTACAGTTAATCCatcacaaaagaaaataacctaAAAATTTCACCTATTTCATAGTTTCCCAATAAATCTATATACTTTGCTATTACATATTTACATTTCAAAGTCTAAATCAGTGTATGATCCAaccaacaaaatcaaaacagaAACTTTATCGAAACCCAATTCATAAATCTATTAGAATAAGCTAAAAATACAGGATTTATGTGTTTCTTGATTCATTATAACAGAAAAAAGAAgctaaataaattaatgaatttaataGTTATCTCTTAAATCTATATGATTGGCTATTACATTATGAAATGATTGAAATGAAAAACCTTAGAGAATGAAAGATGAAGAGACTTACGTTGGATGCCATGTCtgagaagaagaatgaagtGTGAATGAAATTGTTTGGAGATCTGCGATGTGATGAAAAATGAAGGAGAAGGATTAGCGCTACTTTAATATATGAGGGCTTAATAGTAAAAGTAAAATCCTGtaatttgtttttagttttttaaaaaatcagaaaagattcataaattattttagggattttaaaaaaacaaaattgaagttactttctgtttgtttattatctaaaaaaatttaaaatttaaatgatagGCTCCTACAACTAAGTTCTTTTCATTTTAAAgctaaaaatggtttttttgtttcttaacagaataatatttttaaaaatatctaaaacaaaaactatttttattcatttttttccaCAAAAAAGGGCCTAAGTCGAGCGAGGGTGAAAAATTAAGAagctagtttttttttggtacatttttaATAAGCTAATCTAAgaggggtgtattggattgggatttcatgagacaattttggcaaaaaaagtcttgatgattttatgagattttgttggactatattgattttgtgagattttaaagacttttttacagagacttttttacaatcaagatttttaacacatgatttgaatggattttgagagatttttttcaaaaaactttttacaatcaagatttcataatactttatatattaagaaacttttgtatattaggcaaattttaaaagaatcaataaattttaataaaagaaattatatttttttgggaatccaaatttttaaacaaaaaaaagccttacatttttttcacgtatatgtttctaatcacaaataaaaaccattatcaccattgatgggaaaagaagcagatgaaggtaacgaaaaaaaatttgccgtaaaaagttgtattgaatcaaaagtttgtaaaaaagatgtataatttgttaaaatatttttttgcaaaaaaacatatttgatagaagaagaagaagaagaagaactgatataatgatgatgaaagtaaaaaatcttggagagtttgaaaaagtctcaagtcttttggtgagattcttgaacaagtgaacaaagaaaagaagaaggagtgtagtgatgatgaactatgaaaaaataaagaaaaaaaaatttgatacagtgatgatgaaaataaaaagtcttggagatttcaaaaaagtctcaaggcttttggtgagattgttgaaaaagtctatcaagtgtattttcaactaaaaagtctttcaaaatccattccatagaagaatccatcaaaatcggtagacttttgaataccagtagacattttaaaagtagtaccaaatctcaattgaataccaacggattttattgccctgaaaaaaaaatcatgtttgtcttaattgaataccacaagatttattttacttttgtaaaagtcttgattgaatacctcaagatttttttgtcataaaaaagtcttttaaaatcccatgaaatctcaatccaatacaccctcctaaCATTCTTTCAATATGTATGCTCtagaaaaatcattaaaaaaaaaaagctttaatgcacttttgatcccctattttaaaaaacttgaacttttgatcccttattttaaaaatcaaatttttgatcctctattttaaaaaacctgaacttttgatcccttattttatatttttatgaattttagtCCCCGgactcaatttggtcaaatttttgctgACGTGTCAAGCTCATTAATGACGTGGTAGTGTTCATATATGTTGACAAAACGTTTTCATGTCTTTAATGCTTGgttgtattatttatattatttgggtataaatttcagttatttctatttcaaactcttttattgtctggttattttaatattgattacattagaataaaatctaaggacctagtggatatcgcataggaaacgaagtTAGTAATCCTGACCGAAGGACAATATGCTAAGGCctacatgagaccattaaattcattATCTGCCatcttagtataggattggaAAGTATGATAATTTCTACCTTGCAGAGTATGTCTGTGGGTAGGTGACTAGTTTTTAGGCACACGTGacaacttataatttagggTTCACCAGGGTGATGAGACCAAAGTTAAATGAAAAAGTGGAGCTCTAGATAATGTTGTCTAAATAAAGTAAGTAACCTTTAACTAGGCTCTGTAAAGCTTGTAATAAAAATAGGCACAGATAAATACATCGCACCTATTTTCAATAGTCTAAATCCTAATAGAGGAAAATAATTGAGCAACCAAGCGGTTATAAGGGAgagatccgaccacacttaaccaccccgtgtggtcacacgcacaccttttattttccagttatttattttctttcatttaattCCTGCATTTACtaattacccgcaaagatacccctttcaaacaaacaaagcgaaggcAACTACTTTATtcttaagcgaaactagtaaccttgGCACAATCTCTGTGGAAAATGATAAATTTACTACTTTAATACTTGGTAGCGATTTTGTGCACTTCCAGAACCACCGTCAAACTGTAATTTAGTTTGTTAGTTGATTACatttttgtgtatatatacacttgTAATCCCTCATTTGTTAATAATGAAATTTACTCTTTcctttaattcattttttttctgcTTCTTCAACAATtcatctttctctttctctcttagTTTTCATTATTCATTCTTTGTTCATAAAGGTTAATGTGATTAACCGCAACATAGCTACCTTATATACCAATGTTTGACATAATATTTTTGGTGCAATAATTAATTCGTAATTAACACACAATATAAAAACTTCTAAAGAAGGTTAGAAATTAatataggcttaactacacatttgatcccgtatgtttattttaggtttcaatttggtcccttacgtttggtcaattacgtttattttaggtttccgttagttttgtcactaacactgtttgaacagtacacgtgttaGTGGATCAAAGTGTcacgtgtctgtccacatatgTAAATTGgttgtcacatgtgacaaaattgacgaaAATGATtaacttgaaatataaaataaacgtaagagaccacaTTGACGCTTTTTAAatttaagagaccaaattgaaacctaaaataaacgtaagggaccaaatgtgtaattAAGCCATTAATATACAAACTTTTTGAGGAAGTCGAATctcataaaatatgaaaatttcaataaattaaatgataGTATTGCAAGACCgaaaataatttgaagtatttaaataaaaataaacaaattgatgaagaaaaagtttcattttttagtaagaaaatcgtaaaaaaaaatggtaaactAATACATTCAAAgtccactatttttttttaattaacttaatttttttacacatattcattaaaaaataaatttttattttggttttattttaatatttttaactataCAAATAACTAATATGAATTCAAAAACTATTATAAATTAATGATTAGTaagaaaacttaaaatattatatatgtaactAATGTtatgacataatttattttaagcatcattaaatataaatttatgaaGACTCTTGAGGTTAGACAtatagggtgtgtttgatttgttaaagggtaagtactggacagaatagtacaagacagaacagcacaacacatgacagaacagcacataacaaacttttgggatattgaacatttttttgtcttatacgatattttgttaataaaatggtattttggcattttagacaacttgtaccgcggacaaaaagttgtgctgtggtttagtgaggtacaaaaaattctgtttttgaaaattctgtttttgtcctgtctattgcttcccagtttgtccagttcctgaaacagttttacaatcaaacacagtacaactacagttgtcctgtccagtcccttattttttagcgaaTCAAACAGACCcataatatatagatagattatataattaatgtatttggacagtttaaatacattaattatataatgaattttttttttatttataaactcTTTGGTTCCTAAGGGAAAGGGGCCCTAGTAGTTTAGAGTTCGGCCGcaaggtaagtaaagtttggtcaagaaattgttccacccaagAATCGAACTCGAATTCTCCCAAAATCCATCTTTTTTTGTGAAGCTTATTAACCGCTTTAATCCAATCACTTGGTTAATTACACAATGAATTTAGAAAAGGTAAAAtgtgattaaaaaatataaccgaGGGAGCACatctttagattttttttgcaatatctTTTTGGATAGGTAACACAATTAATTACTGCTTGATGTACCATCATTTGCCTCACTACAGGCTGGATATAAGTAGCAGTTACGGTTCAGAGCTGATGCACACACgatgttaaacatattattaaCAAGTTTAGCAGCTCTCTCTATATAGTTTGCTGTCTTCCAAATTCCATTTGATATACACGGTtttgatataaaatttgatttcttccatttattttcatttgttaAGCAACCATAACATTTCtattatattaaaacaatatCCTCACGTTTTGCACCgtctttcttttcttatataaaatTCGCAAGAATGTTTAACACATCTACTAACCTGTCTCTATAGGTTAGAGTTAAGAAGAATTTTATCTTCAAAATTCTAAACTATAGGATGAAGCaatgtttgtttcagattttaaaATTGAAGAGATTTTTTCATAGGACAACCAaagtttgttttaaatttttaatcacCGGTGGATAGCTATATAAAGAATACTTTGTTGAATTTAGGGCAAAAGAATAGTTAAAGTTTGTTTCAGATTTCTAATCGCCGATGGATaactatcaaaataatactttGAACATGCAATCTGCAAAATgcattcaaatattttttttaaaattgatgcaACACTGAATTAGAAATTTAGAATACATTGCCATACACAAAGGGCAGCTGCTGAACATAGTCACAGTGCCACACCCATCAAATATTGAGAAGTAAAGCAATCGAACGCAGAGCAACTCAGAATCAAACGCACATTCAAAATGAAGCCTTGTACCATATACCAAAGTGGAAAATGTTTCTTAATGCGGAAAAGCAATTCATGAAGTCATATAAACATTTGACCATCCATCTATTGTGCAAAAGAACAAACTTATTGAACATTCATTGAATAGAAAAGCAACACATAATAGTTTCTATGTAGATTAGTAGTTTGGTAGGTGTAAATGGTTTTGATATGATTTGGTCGTGGGTTGCTCTATAGTGATTTTGTAACAGTTGTTGTAGTTGGACTTGAAATGATTATAGCTAGGATATACAGTTGAGTATAAAATTTGTGGGTAGAGAAATCGTTTTAGTCTTGGATACCCATTGTAAAATTCcaagacaaaataaattttacccACAAATGGCCACGAGTTTAGAAAACTTGGTTAATCATCAATCCCACATCCGGTGCTGCGAGTGTTCCCAGACTTTACCTGCATCCAAATAGGAGCTGAATTATTATACAATTTCAACAGATACATATGCACCAGATACCAGGGTAAAAAATAATGTGCAGCTTCTGCACACTAAATAACATGGCAAGATATTCAAAACAGGgatgtcacaaaaaaaaaaactgaagtaGACATAATACACACTTGAAAAATGATCACATGTCTCAACAGAAGTCTTTTAAAAAGGAAGGCCaaaaattgtaatattgttatataatttattgaaaGTGTTTACCAGTTTAGTCGCCACTATATAGTGCAGTGATTTTAAGCATTGATATAGTGTCtaaatgattttaattattcagAAAATCACTCATAAGTTTCATCGTGTTCTTGCTCTTAAGCAACTTCGCAGTTTGGATTATTTTTTGAGCTTAGAAATTAAGCATCACCTAATGGTGGTTTACTCCTTACTCAAGCTAAATATATTTGTGACCTCTCCAAAACAGAGATGAGTgatgggtctaactcatccttacaaaaccggtttgtaaggAGAGGGATTGCCACTTGCTTATAAAACATTTGTCAAGGCCATCTcccaaccgatgtgggacttcttaacagtcTCTAACACTAAACTTTCCAAAACTGGGTCTGTGTGTTTTGCTTAGGCATCTCACTATAGGTCAGTGGTTGGTGCTCTTCAGTATACAACCATGACCATACCTGATATTAGTTACTCTATGTACAAGGTGTGTTAGTTTATGTCACATCCTCTTGAACCTCAATGGCGAACTGTAAAGCGTAATCTGTGCTATCTGCGAGGAACTCTACATTATGGCCTCTCTCTCTCTAGTTCAGTTACAATCTAATAGGGTGTAAAATGATGAAGCTGTAATTTCCAGCatccattgaaaaaaaaaaggtgtaaaacaattattgatccaaatacCTTCACATTATCAGGCTCTACTTCTTATGATGTATCTTTGTACAACAATAGCATTCCCTTGTAACGCTaccaaaaaaaacacaaatcaataaactaaattaacaaattaattaaaaaaaattagtgaaaatACCTAATACTCTCTTCGTTCTGGAAGCAGAGAGTGCAAAATTTATTGCACGAACAATTCGATCTCTACACTCGTCCTCCGTAATTTTGTTAAGTAGGTGAGTCAGAACCAAATGATATccctaacaaaacaaaaaagacaaTTATTTTAGTCTTACGAAATAAAAATTTACTgtcaaaagaaatgaaaaaaaactacTTACATGTTGTTCTTCGTCTGCTATGAGAAGAATTTCACCCCCGGTAACTAAATTCAGCACAGCATCATTCCTCATAGTGTCATATGACTCTTCGTCAtccacaaataaaatatatcttGGGAGTCAAAGTAACCCAAGCATTATAATGGTGAGGAACCCCCATCGCTTCATTGATTTGGTCTATAAACTCTTCAAAATCTTACATACAAAGCTCAGCATATGTTTCAATTCCATGAATATCATAGGCTGTACCAACTGAAGGAAATAAAGCCATAAAGGAAATATCCTTCCTAGGTTCCTCTTGCATAGGTTCAGCCACAAAAGTTTCTTGTGTAGGTGTAGGTTCCTCTTGCGTAGGTTCAGCCACAATTTGTGCTTGGGTAGGTTCCTCAGCAACTGTACCACGGTTACCCTGTAACCTTTTACGTTTCCCAAGAATATTTTCTCTGGTAAAAACATAAGCTGGTTGTTAGAGTTTTTTTAAGTATGTGAATATAAACATGTTTGTGAATATAAACATAAATTGCGTAAATTCAACATAGATATCCAATAAGATGCATACCTATTATGTGCAGGTTGCTCTTGTATAGGTTCAGCCACAAATTGTGTAGGTTCCTCTGGTATAGGTTCAGCCACAAAAGTTTGTGCAGGTTCCTCTTGTGTACATAGGAGTAATGATGGGATCTACAGTTTGAGGGAAGGTTTGTAAGTGAGGTTAGACAGACAGCCAAGAGATTGAAATGCTGTAAACAGATATATGCCATcttttgtcaaaagaaaagttaccaggaaaagaaaaaaaattaaaaatttggtgGCTGAGCAACCTACACCACAAGAAGAAGATACACCAATTTTTGTGGCTGAACCTACACAAGCACAAGTGGCTGAAGAACCTACACTAGCCCCGCATAGGTATAAAATACTGAATATTGCAATAAATATTTAGTATACCTATGCGGGGCTGGTGTAGGTTTCTCAACCACTTGTGCTTGTATAGGTTCAGCCACATAAGTTGGTGTATCTTCTTGTGGTTTAGGTTGCTCAACCACaaaagtgtttaattttttttctttttctggtaACTTTTCTTCTGATAAAAGATGACGTATATCTGTTTACAGCATTTCGATCTCTTGACTGTCAATCTAACCTCACTTGCAAACCATCCCTCAAACTGTAGATCCCATCATTACTCCTATGTACACAAGAGGAACCTGCACAAACTTTTGTGGCTGAACCTATACAAGAGGAACCTACACAATTTGTGGCTGAACCTATACAAGAGCAacctgcacataatatgtatgcATCTTATTGGATATCTATGTTGAATTTAcagaatttatatttatattcacaAACATGTTTATATTCACATACTTCTAACAACCAGCTTATGTTTTTACTAGAGAAAATATTCTTGGGAAACGTAAAAGGTTACAGGGTAACCGTGGTACAGTTGCTGAGGAACCTACCAAAGCACAAATTGTGGCTGAACCTACGCAAGAGGAACCTACGCCTACACAAGAAACTTTTGTGGCTGAACCTATGCAAGAGGAACCCAGGAAGGATATTTCCTTTATGGCTTTATTTCCTTCAGTTGGTACAGCCTATGATATTCCTGGAATTGAAACATATGCTGAGCTTTGTATGTTAGATTTTGAAGAGTTTATAGACCAAATCAATGAAGCGATGGGGTTCCTCACCATTATAATGTTTGGGGTTACTTTGACTCCCaagatatattttatttgtggaTGACGAAGAGTCATATGACACTATGAGGAATGATGCTGTGCTGAATTTAGTTACCGGGGGTGAAATTCTTCTCATAGCAGACGAAGAACAACATGTAAgtagtttttttcatttcttttgacGGTAAATTTTTATTTCGTAAGACTAAAATAAttgtcttttttgttttgttagggATATCATTTGGTTCTGACTCACCTACTTAACAAAATTACGGAGGATGAGTGTAGAGATCGAATTGTTCGTGCAATAAATTTTGCACTCTCTGCTTCTAGAACGAAAAGAGTATTAGGTattttcactaattttttttaattaatttgttaatttaatttattgatttgtgtttttttttgtagcgTTACAAGGGAATGCTATTGTTGTACAACCTGCACAAACTGCACCTTCCGCACGTACACAACCGGCACAAACTTCTGTGGCTGAACAATTTTCACCTTCTGCATCCACACAACCTGCACATAATAGGTATGCATGCATATTATTGGATCGTATTGAATTTCATCCTATATTCACATACCTAAAAAGTCTAACAACCAACTTATGTTTTTAACAGTGTGTAGGGTAACCATGGTACGGTGGCTGAGGAACCACAAATTGCGGCTGAACCTACAAACAAAGAAGCTGCACAAACTACTTTAGTGGCCGAACCTACACACGAGGAAACTGCACAAACTACTTTTGTGGCCGAACCTACACACGAGGAAGCTACACAAACTACTTTTGTGGCCGAACCCATACTTACAATGGtttgtttaagtttttttttatagagtattgtttttttgtttttttatttctatatttctattcttgttatttttctatattctttgtataattttttttattgactaaatttcctataactttttattgtttttttttgctattGTAATGTAGGAGGACTTGACTACCAACTGATCCGCTACTTAGGTGGCGGAGGTCAATGACAATTTCtcaaaaatttatcatttttatacaacactaaaaaaatttctcaaaaatttctcatttttaaaatgtccgctacttaagtaacaaaaGGTAAAACGAAAAAGGTGTAGGGTGTATGAGTAACCGGTAGGGTGTCAAAAGTAAAAGGCCTGGTgttcttaatttttatatttctgTCACCAGacttaaaagaatttaatttatatacactgtcagtgtaaaattattttacacatacgtccaataatatactaacaCATCATGTATTGTTTTTAAGAACACATGATgcgtcacattcattaaatgatgtggcaacacatcattggatgTGTATGCAAAGAATCTTTATTTATACTGACagtgcacaataattaaactctgaaattttttttcctaccccaacaTTTATACCTTTACCCTACAAACTATTTTCTTTTCCAACTTTACCCTTTTATCATTTGACTTTAcccctacaattttttttccaatctgtatttttttttttgttattcaaaAAATCAAACCGGAACACTTAAAAGATTTCCGGAATGTTACAATTTGAAGCCAATATGAATTAGGAACCGGAAAACTCTAAAAATCAATTCCAGCCACGGTTAAACCGTGGTTAAACTACAAATTCTGAAAATTCCACCAGAACGCAGTCATTCATCATCAATCATTATCTCACAAATTAATCCTGCAATGACCCCTTCCAATTGGTAGGTAACAATATCTCACAAACTTTAATTAGATCTCTACCTAATTTTTTGGATCTTCAATTTGTTTGTTAAtattattatcataaattcaATTTGAAGTTTAGGTTAAAAATTGGGGTCGAATGAGGAAGGTATCAAGCACTATTTCTCTTCCCAAATACAGTCATTCCCATTCAATTTAGAACACTTGGTGTGCACCTTGTTTTGCCTCAAGTCAATACAAACTCATTATTGTTACCTCTTTTGTCAGCATCTTCCTGCAAATTCACTTTCTTGAATTGAGATTTTGTGACGGTGTCGTTGGGTGAATGAGGAAATGGTTGTTGTTGTGTAGCTttaatggaaatggaaatgggGATACAGATGTGGAGCAGTAAATTGTTGAATCCACAAGAATGGAATCAATTTGTAGCAATTATCAAAACTCTGTTGCCTGGGTAATGGAAATTGAAATCCGGAATCCTTTCTCATTCTATTCCGGTAGTTAACATTCACTAACCTTCCAGAATTCTTTTTCATTATGTTCCGGTACATTGTTACATTCGAGTGTTCTTTTTCAATGTGCTCCGGTAGAAATTTTTTTGTAGGGGTGAAGTAAATGATAggaaggataaaattggaaaagaaaattgtttgtaGGGGTAAAGGTATAAATGTTgaggtaggaaaaaaaatttccttaAACTCCACTTAAAAAGcctcaatttaaaatttgttttaggcCTACAAATACATTAATTGGGCCGACCCTGAGCAATTAAAACATGACTCGAAGATCTCTCGCTGGTTTAATCTGATCCAGCCTTTTAAACAAGTTTtgatgataaataaattaaaacaaccCCTTAAAACCTCAACTTTGGGTTAGCCATAGTCAACGTACATGATAATTAAGTAGAAACATAAATACTTGTTTTTCTGGTTTAGCCAACCAAGACTAATATAAATACTACTGCATAGCACATATTTTATACCAGGAAACCTAGCTATGTTGGAGTACTTGGCAACGAAACTAGAGTGTTGGTATGAAGGAATACCTGAAAACTGCCCACTGCAATGTCATCAGTCTTTGTCAGTTGTCCAGTCTTGacattgtaacaaaaaagtATACTCTTTGTAACGCCTGAATATGATTTTCGGATTTCTGGTGGTCTGGTAAGTGCTATAAAGAAAATTTGATCGTTGATCCA from Trifolium pratense cultivar HEN17-A07 linkage group LG5, ARS_RC_1.1, whole genome shotgun sequence encodes:
- the LOC123884332 gene encoding uncharacterized protein LOC123884332 isoform X1; its protein translation is MDVDREIIIGEYPLPPPRVDSSPVGYFLWMRDRLSCIVLVKGISRISRTYQIYALDLDLGKWTLYHEMRPFDYGDTCGHVLGLMFRFWINDQIFFIALTRPPEIRKSYSGVTKSILFCYNVKTGQLTKTDDIAVGSFQVVWMQKVKIVQPQKFVPVVYVRKVQFVQGYHLVLTHLLNKITEDECRDRIVRAINFALSASRTKRVLALQGNAIVVQRYIIRSRA
- the LOC123884332 gene encoding uncharacterized protein LOC123884332 isoform X3 encodes the protein MDVDREIIIGEYPLPPPRVDSSPVGYFLWMRDRLSCIVLVKGISRISRTYQIYALDLDLGKWTLYHEMRPFDYGDTCGHVLGLMFRFWINDQIFFIALTRPPEIRKSYSGVTKSILFCYNVKTGQLTKTDDIAVGSFQVVWMQKVKIVQPQKFVPVVYVRKVQFVQRYKGMLLLYKDTS
- the LOC123884332 gene encoding uncharacterized protein LOC123884332 isoform X2, giving the protein MDVDREIIIGEYPLPPPRVDSSPVGYFLWMRDRLSCIVLVKGISRISRTYQIYALDLDLGKWTLYHEMRPFDYGDTCGHVLGLMFRFWINDQIFFIALTRPPEIRKSYSGVTKSILFCYNVKTGQLTKTDDIAVGSFQVVWMQKVKIVQPQKFVPVVYVRKVQFVQGYHLVLTHLLNKITEDECRDRIVRAINFALSASRTKRVLGKVWEHSQHRMWD